One window of the Phycodurus eques isolate BA_2022a chromosome 7, UOR_Pequ_1.1, whole genome shotgun sequence genome contains the following:
- the dclk1b gene encoding serine/threonine-protein kinase DCLK1b isoform X3, whose translation MSRRSKSPSSTGSANGTAGSQLSTPRSGKSPCPSPTSPGSHRRRQGSQHSGSSLSLASTKVCSSMDEGDGPCSEAEPMDEYPVPGSIAERYKVGRTLGSGNFAVVRECVERSTGREYALKIISKDKCRGKEHMIQSEVSILRRVKHPNIVLLIEEMDTGNEIYLVMELVKGGDLFDAITSSSKYTERDASCMLFNLASAIKYLHGLNIVHRDIKPENLLVYQHPDGSKSLKLGDFGLATVVNGFLYTVCGTPTYVAPEIVAEKGYGLKVDIWAAGVITYILLCGFPPFNCKGDDQAVLFQEILRAELEFPAPHWDNVSDSAKALIAGMLQVDVDRRLSAAQVLEHPWVNEDGVSENQRQLPVAVRIKKNFNTGPKGSGTTAGVMLITNTPLDKEKQVFRQRQQHPNFPHGARSSASSASPCGSNPVVLSPADFTSESEDYSPGSADTVRSPVSPF comes from the exons ATGTCTCGCAGGAGCAAGTCACCCTCGTCGACCGGCTCAG CTAACGGGACTGCAGGCAGTCAGCTGTCCACCCCTCGATCGGGAAAATCACCTTGCCCCTCTCCCACCAGTCCTGGGAGCCACAGGAGACGGCAG GGATCCCAGCACAGCGGCTCGTCCCTCTCCTTGGCTTCCACCAAGGTGTGCAGCTCCATGGACGAAGGAGACGGACCCTGCAGCGAAG CTGAGCCCATGGACGAGTACCCCGTCCCCGGCTCCATCGCGGAGCGCTACAAAGTGGGCCGGACTTTAGGCAGCGGCAACTTCGCTGTTGTGCGAGAGTGTGTTGAGAGGTCCACGGGAAGAGAATACGCCCTGAAGATCATCAGCAAGGACAAATGCAGAGGAAAG GAGCACATGATCCAGAGCGAGGTGTCCATCCTTCGCCGTGTCAAACATCCCAACATCGTGCTGCTGATTGAAGAGATGGACACCGGGAATGAGATTTATCTCGTCATGGAGTTAGTCAAG GGGGGCGACCTGTTTGACGCCATCACCTCCTCCAGCAAATACACAGAGCGCGACGCCAGCTGTATGCTCTTCAACTTGGCCAGCGCCATCAAGTACCTGCACGGCCTCAACATCGTCCACAGAGACATCAAACCAGAAAACCTGCTG GTTTACCAACATCCCGACGGCAGCAAATCTCTGAAGCTGGGCGACTTTGGCCTGGCCACCGTGGTCAACGGTTTCCTGTACACGGTGTGCGGCACGCCCACGTACGTGGCGCCGGAGATCGTCGCCGAGAAGGG GTACGGCCTCAAGGTGGACATTTGGGCTGCAGGTGTTATCACTTACATCCTGCTGTGTGGTTTTCCCCCCTTCAATTG CAAGGGCGACGACCAAGCCGTTCTGTTTCAAGAGATCCTGAGAGCCGAGCTGGAGTTCCCCGCGCCGCACTGGGACAACGTGTCGGACTCTGCCAAG GCTCTCATCGCCGGCATGCTGCAGGTGGACGTGGACCGACGACTCTCGGCCGCGCAGGTGCTGGAGCACCCGTGGGTTAAT GAGGACGGCGTGTCAGAGAACCAACGGCAGCTGCCGGTGGCCGTCAGGATCAAGAAGAACTTCAACACTGGACCCAAGGGCAGCGGCACAACAGCAGGCGTGATGCTCATCACA AACACGCCGCTGGACAAGGAGAAGCAAGTTTTCCGTCAAAGacaacaacatcccaacttcccGCACGGGGCTCGCTCGTCCGCGTCGTCCGCGTCCCCCTGCGGCTCCAACCCCGTGGTCCTGTCCCCCGCCGACTTCACGTCCGAGTCGGAGGACTATTCTCCGGGTTCGGCCGACACGGTGCGCTCCCCCGTGTCTCCGTTCTAA